In Melanotaenia boesemani isolate fMelBoe1 chromosome 5, fMelBoe1.pri, whole genome shotgun sequence, the DNA window ccgaagggtcccgacactttgtgtattagtgatcagaagctaagctaacaggcctccttctcgagaagatatgtattgttttcttattactggcttaacaaagaattgtcaattctactcaaactctggtgtttttgccttcttttaaaaatgtggatttttgaacactcttccttctgatgattgatttacaggtggtgaacaaatcttttaaagccaacaaagaatattttaaaacttcaatatatatatatatatatatatatatatatatatatatatatatatatatataaataaatctttcaaTAGTAACGCGCTGTCAGGAACGTTTAGTCAGTTACGGTAATGGCGTTGTAATGATAAAGTTGCCTAATTACCCATTAGTGGAAAAAGTAAAGCCGTAACAACGCCTTTACTCCCTCACTGGAGGCAATAATAACATCTAAGTTAATTTGGAAGTTCACGTGTTGTTGGTAATTACCTTATGTGTGCTAATTTCTTACCATTAATAATTCTTTCCACAGGGATATTCGTCAGGCTGTCATCAGCTGAACTGTGACCTCTCTGCCTCTGGGAAGGTCTTCGCGCACCGTCATTGCCTCGCCACCCCCACTCAGCAGCATGCAcgcacaaacacgcacacacatgtacacaacaATTTAAAGCCCTTTCTCATACATTTCAGTTTGACCTATAATCCCCAAATTGCTATCAGTTGTGGATAAGTTTAGACCTTGTCACATGAAACAATCTGAGGTGTGAATTTCAAACAATTCCAAAGGTTTCTGTTGTGAATACCCGCAAGTTTGGTGTTGATCAGATGAGGCCCTTATCTTATATTAAGTATTATgactacaaaaaacaaaaatacagattAAATATTAAGATAATATATTAATCATATATCAGGACAAAAGGTTCTTGATGGCCTGAAGTACCAGCCTATGCCCTATTCATTGACAtctgctataaaaaaaaacataaagtggttccttgtgtgaaaatgttccaaaagaCAGGAGGCCATTGTTTTGTGTTCATGCTGTTAGTCTTGGAACAAGATTGGTGTCAGACGTTCCTTTAAAGGAGCTCCTAAGAGCTCACTTAACCTTTAGAAGCCTAGCTGAGACATGAAGCCTGTGGGCCCTTTTGACCCTGTTGCTCATTTGCTCTCATTTGGCCTCTACAGTAGACACAGATCTGAAACATGCACTGTGAGGcctctgaaaattaaaaaatcataATCTGGTGGAATCATTTCATAAGCACCCTCCCAAACAGGAAGTAGCTTCAGGAAGTACATGGGGCCtccaattttaaaatattagttaCTGACAGAAGTATGAATACTCCACAGAAATCTCATCTTATTTGGAGCAAATTTGACCAAGTTATGATATGTCAAATACCATCTGAATTGGacagaaaaacatattaaaatttcAATTTTCTAGGTTAAAAGGGAAAATTTCAACCCCCTTGTGAAACTGTGGAAAGTGAGGGTCTGTGACTTGTACACTCTTAGAGCCTTTATGAGCAGTGTTGGGGATCAAATTTAGCTTTAGATATTTCTACTTGGGCTACATATACCAAAATTTACACACATAATTTAAGGTCCAGGAGGAGCATGTGCTGTAAAATTCAGTCATCTAGGTGCTAAGCGGCCCGAACAATGTCCCAGAGAAATcattaaccctaaccctaatgAGCGGCTCCTCAAAACCTGGAGTGGTTTACATTAGAGCTAGATCCACCAAAGGTTACAGTATGATCATTGTCAGTAGGACTGATTTATACATTTTCAACAATCACCGAATTTAAGCCTCACAACACTTTCATAGAACTTGTGGGTTGATAAGCCTTCACACTTGTATGGTGGCCCTGGACGTGTTTGTGGGCACCTGCCACATACCTatatggatttttttatatactttttaaatatatttttgttctgtacagtttttttttttcatctctaatgctgttttttttacacttgttttgCACTATCACCTTTATTGCTGTAACACCGAAATTttcactgtgggacaaataaaggattatcCTTTAGGTCAATGAATTTGCTAATATAGAAGACATTAAAATGTCACTGATTTCTGCTAAGCATCCGCCTAAGACATTAACTTTTATCTACCAAGTCAGTGTGTTCCATACAAACacataaatgaacaacatacagtaTAGTAAAGGCAATCAGTTTCACAAAAGTCTGAAAAAAGTAAGGTGAATTCAACACAGGTGCAAGCACCATTAATGTTTTTGGTGAGGTTTCCTGAAAAGACCAAAAAGCAACAGCATTTAACTGTCAAAATCTATTCAAATTTAGAAATTACAATAGTGTAACTGCAGAAAATACATCCACAAATGTCAAATACAAGAAATTTATTTGTCAGATTGCACAATTAATAGTTTTTTCCCCATGCAGGCATCAGTACATTGGTCATATTCGGGTGTTACGGTGACTGTTTTTGGGGGTGGTCAAAGTTCTTCATCAGAGGAGCAACTGCCCAAGTTTTCTTCATCAGTGGAGTCATCATCCAGAGACAATGCTTGCAATCCCAAAACGCATTGGTAAATTGAGCGAGCGGCACCCTGCTGAGCTTGTACTGCAGACAATCTCCTCCTCAGCAGACAGAGTAGCCCTTCACGTCCTCTCTCCGTCAATGCTTCAGTGCTGCctgacaataactttaaaaaggaaaacataaatgttACAAACTACGGAcatcaatgcaaaaaaaaaagaaaagaaaaggcttgTCTTACTTTGCTGGGTGATCCCTTCAGAAAGCTGGGAGCAAAGCTGTTTAAGTATTCCAACCACACTCCTCAAGTACTCCCAGTGCTGCTTAACTTCCCGAACCACAATAACCTCCTCTTCTTTCAGTCTGGTCAGCAGCATTACTTTGTcataaagcctttttttattcACCATGTCGCCATGACCTGCAGTTCACATAAAGTTTTATCAGTTATTCTAAATTACTAgaaagtaattaaaatgttagACATGCATTGTCAACTACATCTAACATAAGCTCATTCACTAATCTACATATATCCATCTCCTCCCTGGCTTGTGTGATTCAATAAGAGCAATATCCCAAATCGTGACAACCCCAGCAGACAAAGGTGGTGGACTGCTTTATACAAATCCTTTTCTTGGAATTTAAGTAAGCAAACTGGATATGAAGGCAGTTGTATACATGTCTTATGTACTTACATTCCCATGGCCAGGAATAGTTTTCCTCAGCCAAGAGCTCATTCGGAAGAGGTACTTTGTCGGTTTCCCCCATAGCAGCATTACGCTTTGTGATGGCATCTTCTAAAGCTCTCTTTTCTTCAGCAATCTTTTTCCTTAGTTGATGTCTCCGCTTGTTGCCATCTAgaatgttaaaaacacacacacacatcctatAACATTTGTATAAGCTGTATAAGCTTACCCAGTTACAGATTAGTGAACaccaatttaagaaaaaaaaaaaataataatgcacTAAATGCCCCCCatgtcattaaaacaaaaatatttgtggTGTGTCCCCCCCTCTCACCAGTTTGATGATACAGCTggtattttctctgcttgatgctcAGGTACAGCCCTTCAATGGTTTTCTCCAGGTCATTTTGACTGGTTGTTCCTTGTGGAGATggataagaaaacaaaataatttcacaCCAAGTTCACAATCACTCTTTTAACAGCACTTTCACAAGAACAGAGAAAAATTACTCTTTGAATTGTTCATAAATGACAGTTTTCCACAGTACCTGCAGTCCACTCTTGAACATCAGACACCCATTGCTGGACTGTGTCTTCCTGTATCGACAGCTCTTTAGTCAGCTTATCAAGATCCTCAGAAATCTTTTGTACAGTCTGTCAAAATCAATATTGGAGTAACAAAGGAAACCAAAACTaaataagttttatatatatatatatatatatatatatatttaccagCTTTTGACATTTGTATATAGCAGGAGAGAGGAAGCTGTTCACCTGTTCAACCTCCTCCCCTATTGTCGTTCCTGCTCCCTCTTGATTTCGTCCTCCCCATTGCAACTACAACAAATTTGTATGTTACCTTTTGGAAGACAGGGGGTTGGAAGAGGTCCAACAGTGCTAATGAGAAATAAGCCATTGGCAATTACCTCACACATCCAGGAATGTGCTTTAGCATGCATGATTGAGAGAAAGGGACGCATGTTTAACAGGTCTTCTAACTCAGGACAGTAGCCCACGACCCTCTGCAAATATGGCCAATATCTGCATACCACATCAGAGCAGAAGAACTGCACATTCTGTGAAGCAAGCTGTTTCTGGAGATATAAGGGATATGCAAATATCTCTCTAGGGAACATATTCAGTCCCTTCAGTAAAATCCCATGGCGGCAGACAGCAACCTCGACACCTTCCTCATCTACTTTGCTTGCAGACTTGTTAGAGGACTCTCGTGCTGCCACCCACTCGTCTGCACCACACCTCCCATTCCCAGGATTCTTATACAGATGAAGACAAACAGATGTACACAGAGCAAAGTGGTGTACATTGAAATTTAACCATTGGTAATATGATGTTGTATGGGGTAAATACAATACAGATATGCAGGCAGggtataatttataaaaaaaaaacaaaaattggaAATAAACTTTACATGTCGTGTTGCCCCATGGATGTAGTCAACAAAGGGGGTCACCTCAGCATCCTTGGCCAGAAACACACCTTCAAAAAATCCATTAGGTCTAAAAGAAGCAAAATAGGGGTTAAACGTACAGAAGGTTACATCTATGGCAATCTACAATTTAAGTGGACAACAATTTTACCCACCCTGGTTGGCTCTTAAAGCGGTAAAGCTTGCGGTTACCATCCACTGCAACAGCCAACATGGAGGGTGTGCATGCAGGACACTGAAAGTGATTCACCTGAGACAGCCTCTCAACCTCAAATTTTGCATAAGACCATTCCAAGAATGATTTCTGCATGGTGTCTCGACATACCTTACCACTCTGatagaaaagagtaaaaaaaacaaaaaacaaaaccaggcCATGAAAccataaaaatacatattaaaagtCAGTGTAGTAGACAATTGCTTCAATGATGTTGAATGATGATTATCTCACCCGACCAAAGAGTTTGGTGCGCTGTTCAagctagggctgcaactaatgactattctgatggtcgattagtcaccgactattaaaacgactagtcgaccaatcggattatgtatctcatgattattataaatggatcttatttcactttcagctttgaaatcttgcgtgaggttgttaagtaagtccgacgttcctcctctttaaatattcgagcattgcagacgtacttccgtggtacacaaggtccgctttaaaaatctcacatgtatttaatttattttgtaagtttaacgtgaagttatcccagacatttaacgttctccgccgcgGTTTTCCTCTCTGATCCGCCACCATGTTTTCTCCCTGGCGGACTTtactgcgcatgtgcaactctcagcagagataaaaaaaaaagaagacgatgtctcactctttatgtttttccccctctttgcgcatgtgcattgtgcaactctcagcagagataggattagaagacgatgtctcactctgtagttttttttttttttttgccgacaatagtcgacggctaaatccgttgtcgactatttttattgtcgactatagtcgacaacgtcgactaatcgttgcagccctagttcaAGCATGCCAACAAAAGCCTGCCGTGACATTCCTGGTGCAGTAATCTTGAGATCTTCATATGTAGTAAACAGATCCACTGCGTACAAAGTCTCAAAATGGACTGTGGCTGGCCAATAGCCACTTTCAACCAGATCACTAATACTTACATTCCAAGTCTGTCCACAGGAGCAGGAAACAGTTGGAAGAGACAGATTGTATCGCcctgaaaaaaagataaaggttGGATTgtttatttgcaaaaaaaaatttttttttaaataaataaatataaataaaaaggacaaaattgtACCATTTATTCCAATCAGAATAACTTCCTTTCCTGAAGAAACAGTTGTCTGCCCAGTGGAGCAGTCACAGCATGGAAGAATTACTGGCAAAAAGCACTCTTGGAAAGAcgtaaacaaatattttaaattccacttatgaaaattatatttaaactttACCATTGAAggtgttttttcccctcaatgAGGAAAAACTTCAAATACAGCTACCTAACCCAACATCCCCTGTTGGACTTAGACATTGTACAGATTTTACTAGGCCCATGTGATGTTGAACACAGAAATTACCTCTTTCATGGTAGGAGAattttcctccctcttcttccCTGATGTGAGTGGTTGGTGGCAGTGGCCTGTAAAATCCCTCTACCATGGATGATCTGTTATGGAGCACTAGGGAGTCGTGTATAGCAAGGTCACAGGCTGTAGAATGCAGTGGTCTTGGCAAACAATCGTGACACATCACAACTGCAACCTTGGCTCTACAGTGGTGGCAAGTCGTATCTTTAGGCTTCTCAGATAACAACATCTGATTAACCATAAAAGGTCTGAATACAGTCCACTTTTCCAATGTGGAAGCTTTCCTATCCTTCCAATGTGAGGGGGCTGGGTCTTCAGAAGGTCCCAAAAGATCTTGTACTTCTTGGATGAGGGAGCCTTGAAAACAAGGGCAGGGTTTGGGGATAGGTACAAAGTagctgataataaaaataatgaacattGGCTACTAATCTACCTATGTCTTGAATGGTCCCAGTCACTCTCTGTTGTCCACTAGAAGATGGAGCACATGATGGGTCCGTGCTTCTGTAGGTGACTGTTGGAGTGTCGAAATTTGTTTGAAAAGGACAATATGATACAACTTTCAGTAAAAAGCATGGATTGATAACCTGTAAACAAAGTCTAAAGAGCAGTCGATACAGGAAGTCTAAACAAAGTTATTCATAATCTCCAGCTTTTGTCCCTAGTTTGACTTTTGGGGGGAAAAGTTAAGATCCTAACATATACAACAATAGGAACACATGAGCTTTtatgtacatacatatgtaACCACTGTCTGCGTTGTGTTGTGATTTTTCTGGATGAAGGCCGACACTCTTAGTATTTGGAACGGACTTTATTGTCTGCAAAAACAACGATGAGACACACACAGGTCGGTCACGGTCACACTCATCACCCGCTCGGCACAGCATGGGCTCAATCCTCTCTTACTGGTCATATTtcataaataataaccaaacttAAAGCTAACAAAAGACATATGTACCTGCAAAAACAATGATGAGACACACACTGGTCGGTCACGGTCACACTCATCACCCGCTCGGCACAGCTTTGTGGAAAAGAGTTTAGCACAGATTAGCTTAGCATTTGAGCTAAGTAGCTAACTATCGCGTCATCTCAAAACAATGAAATTTTAACCCATTCAGTTCCATGCTATGTATTCGGCACGTTCTCGAGTATAACATTGCTTtggttgtattattattatattcttttcacatttttaatacaCTACTGTGCGCTGAGTGACCTACCATGGGCTCAATCCTCTCTTACTGGTGCTGAGGCAACGTCACAGCCAGTATTTATAACCTGAGGAGAGCCGTGCCAACCAGTAGGTGTCCCCGATACATAGACTGCAAATAAAACGGCAAATCTGATTGCCTGTTCAGTGCCAAGTGGAATCAACTAGACTCCGTTACACATACAtacctacacacacaaacataagaaTCAACCAAGTACTGATTTAGTTAATTGACTTTTGTTCCATTATTATGtcatgcataaataaaatgacgAGCCCCAAGAACACATTAGCAAGAAATACAGCGTCGTCGTCTTCAAGCGGCTCCATACTGCTTCTCGGCGTTTTGACCGAGGCCTAGTTCGCGCTCCAGGTGTGTAAATAGGCAGGGGGCGTGAGCGTCGCTGTGAAGTTGCGCATGTCACCAGCACTTGCATCTAACAGCAGATAGTGGGCTTTGTTAAATGGGTTTATGCTTAAATTccttaaataatatattttattaccaCAGATTTAAGTTAGGGTTTTTTCAATTAATAATATATCAGTAAATATCGAGTTAAATTAGGTCGAAAGTGAATGTCGATTTAATTACATCTTGAGCATACGTCACTGTAATGCGCCCACTATATTTTTATCGGTCATTTCCTCTATTAGTAAGATTTATGATTCAACACCCTTAAGATGTATGTTTTTGTCAGTTTAACACATTTACAAATAATAcgaataataatgataattatacTAAAATCACATAAATCATGGAAACCTTTTATCAAATAACGCTATTTACAATTCCATTACACGGTTTTTAAACACGAGGTCTGAGGTATATAAATACTTTAGaatttaaaggaataaaatgataataataataataataataataataataataataatagcagcctaataaaatgaacaaatcacttaaaaaacaacttcaataaATGTTGCTCTGTACACTAAGAGACATACATGAATGACACATGAACAAGTAACAGGGATCAAACAGTAAGCATTGTAAgttattttgaataaatgttACACAGCACACATAGTTCAGTGGTTCTGACGactttttggattttggaatgTTGTATTTTCATAAAGTATTGCTTAAGTCCCTAAATAAATCCCGTATTTTCCattagttttatttcatttttaattattatttatcagTGCAAACAAAGGTACAGAACACATATCACATAAAGTGCCACAAGCATATTTTCAATTGAGTTACTAAAAgatacacaataaaaaataaaataagcagtaACCAGTTTGAAGAGGAACTCAATCCGTGACGCACCATTAACTTTCTTCCGGTTTGTTGTTAATGTTGTTGTTAATAGCGTCCGTAGCAACCACTGTAGCAACAATCCGAAACGTAGTATTCCTACAATTTCGTTGAAGGATTGTACATCGAAACGAAGAAACTACTAATtgtgtaaataaactgaatggatactatgaaaaaaaagtgttcattTGTCGCTAGAAAAGCTTTTGCCCTGTGGCCAAATGTAGGTATTACACGATTTAGAGTGAGACTGGgtatagcctttataattttcatttttattgtcaggagacaacatgttattaactgaaagcagcgcacacactctattgccactcagacacatgcacgcaccgtctcactgcgtgcaggtaggtgacgcaccgtgttgcttataacggtcttgtgtacaataataaaccaggtctgcaccagcctcttaacgacccattatttgagtcaggtgtgctgcagtatggacatactgaaaacctgcaggacactggctcaagtgGTCCCcagttggggatgcctgctctgtggcaattcagacacacaggcacgcaccgtctcactgtgcgcaggcaggtgacctacgtgtttctcataactgtcccacatttctgtacaacaataaaccagagtagaacaattaatcattgtcaaaaagaactgaaaagtttctgcttgatgagtatattttccataaaatgtattttgctccaatataggtcgtaacaacatctgcatacagtattacaggctatgttcttataataaacttatcacgttttaacgtgataggtttcacgtttgtacaataaacatatcacgttataacgtgataaggtccgattttttttatttgggtgacagctccacgcttatTCTATGGTGATATAAACATAGAAACAGGTCTTGATTACACCCTAATTTCACTCAGGCTCCATTTCAGGCACTGTTGTGGAAACTGTGGCAACAGCCTTCTTTGTACATCGGAGTGGATGGTATATCGTTCAATCTTTGGCATTCCCACATGGAATAAAGTCTTCAGTATGTGTAGCCTGCCAAAAAGTCCAGTCCATTTCCCTCATGTACTCTGCCACTTTGTGGTGATTCAGTAACAGCAGCTGTGTAAGGAAATAGAATATTAGAAGTTTTCCTGCGATGTACTGATGAAACAACTTTTCTAGACtccatttacatttactattGAGAAAACTGCACAAAATGACCCACCCACTGATTTTCTGCTTTGGCAGATTAAGTTGTTCACCATGTTATATGACGGCTTGGCACAAATAAATTGCAGACGTTCAACGTAACTTAGCCAGCAAGGAATAATAGCTATGAACAGTGTTGGgggtaacgcgttacaaaggtAACTCGTTACTCTAATATACTACGTTTGGCAGTAACGAAGTAATACAACGCGTTACTAACTATATTTTGGtaatattattacagtaaatgagtCCGGTAATGCGTTACAATCCCAACTGTCAGTATaaacatcagacaaataaataataaaacaaccatcgcgcaacagccaaaaataaatatgaagtagaagaagaagaagaagaggaagaagaagaagacgagggcggcggctttaaattaacagaagaagaagaagaaaaggacgaGGAATGATGGCAACCGACTCGACATTTTCTAAGTGGGTTTACTCTCACTATTTTGAATACATCAGAGAAATCGAAAAGAACATTACAGTAAGATGCACTTTATGTGCTGGTGGAAGGCCAAGAGAACTGTCAACGGCTAAAAATAGCACAAGTAACCTCAAGAAACACTTGGAGCGAGTACACAGCAACCATAAGCTAGAGGCTAAACGGCCTCTTGCTAGCGAAGAGACAGAAGATGACGGCGCTAGAAAATCTAAACAGCTCAAGTTGGATTTCTCCAGACTAGCAGTGAAGATTTTGAACCCAGGAGATGTGAGAAGGCTAGTAGCTGAGTATGTCGTGGAGGATGCGCTGCCGCTTTCCACAATTGAGTCATCGGCGTTTCAGAAGCTTATCAGCAAAATCCCTGTTGGATCAAGTGACAAGGTAAAAAACTAATTTCTAAAAAATTCCTATTAGTAATGTATAATCATATTTCCGCAGAtggttaatttaaaatgagacaTTACAGGTGGTGTAGGTGATTCAATGATTAAAAAGCAATTTTGTTTGTTAAGTCAGTTGTGTTTGatgattttcttgtttgttaTTGTCACATTATCTCAGAATACACATTGTTTATTGTACTAATATATCTCCATGTTTTGGAGAACATTTTGGAACTATTTTGAAAACTATTTTGTTTGTGTAGTCACCTGAGTTTTGTGTCCTCACCTGAGTTTTGTGTCCTATTGTCTCAGGAAAACTTGTTAATAATAGAAGAGAAGAGAACCCTCAGAATTATACAATGTAAATTGCAATTCATATGCTTGTAGTAGATTACAAAAATacaagtgaaaatatttttaaaaatctatataaTCTATAAAAGATTATTAACTATTAAGATATTTCATTTCatggaaatgtaatttttttgttaaatctttGTTGGCCGCACTTCATAATGCCAAGCAAATAAATGAGGTGTAGAACAAGAGTTTGTATCACATCATGTCGTTTAATTCTTCCATATCATTACATTATTGTAATTCAGCAGTTCATATTAACAACTACTTTCTGATGCAACCTCATTAGACTTTGTTGCCACACACATACTATAATAATGaggaactacatttaaatgagaactaTTCACCATGACAAAATATTGCGCACCTTCATTGCGTAATGCCTTGTCCTAAATGCTTATTTTGgtgaaaagtaactgaaaagtaatatgttacttattactttatacagagagtaatattgtaaagaaatgtattacttaaaattgaaagtaactggtaatgtgaaatatattacacttgggaagtaactttcccaacactggcTATGAACAGTACACAGCACTGTGATCACTGTGAACAATCATTATAATCCTGGTTACTTGTCACCCACTAGGCTTTAATTtctatctattattattattattattattattatctcggGGTCGCTGTCTGCCCGAACGaacatattaatattgttttgtatgAGTTAACGCAGTATGTGCTTGCATGATGCTACGCGTTAATCTaggcttttaatttgaaagaatAATTCTAACTTCCGGGCAGCCTGTTaacatgtcttcatctttcaattcagaaggaaaaataaaaaaaaggaattaccaaAATTCAAAAACAGGGCGGATTTTAAATTAGGTTGTTCTTGTTTTTCGTCTTTGAATTCTGGTAATAGGAAAGGAAAATTGGTTCTGTTTATCCGTTTTCCGATTttgattgtaaatgaaaaaacagaaaaacgacGATACTTCCGTTTTTCCGATTTTGATTTAAAACGAAAAAAACGAATTGCCTGAACGTACACGGACCATCAACTT includes these proteins:
- the LOC121639787 gene encoding uncharacterized protein LOC121639787, which codes for MRPFLSIMHAKAHSWMCELQWGGRNQEGAGTTIGEEVEQTVQKISEDLDKLTKELSIQEDTVQQWVSDVQEWTAGTTSQNDLEKTIEGLYLSIKQRKYQLYHQTDGNKRRHQLRKKIAEEKRALEDAITKRNAAMGETDKVPLPNELLAEENYSWPWECHGDMVNKKRLYDKVMLLTRLKEEEVIVVREVKQHWEYLRSVVGILKQLCSQLSEGITQQSSTEALTERGREGLLCLLRRRLSAVQAQQGAARSIYQCVLGLQALSLDDDSTDEENLGSCSSDEEL